One genomic region from uncultured Cohaesibacter sp. encodes:
- a CDS encoding M20 family metallopeptidase, with translation MSDRNKALAISASYFDEGAFLSDIKRLVSHPTESQDPRGKPYLLAYLTDEMQPLLEGLGFSCKIFDNPQEDAPPIMVAERMEDPSLPTVLSYGHGDVIRAQETQWREGLSPFDMVEEGDKVYGRGAADNKGQHLINIKSMAAVIEAEGKLGFNAKILLEMAEECGSPGLKTFCEQHKELLAADVLIASDGPRLSPAAPTIFTGSRGGELFDMVVDLRESANHSGNFGGLIADPAIILAHAIASITDERGQIQIPEWRPTSLTPRIREVIAALPPVDTGSIEIDENWGEESLTPQERVLGWNSFAVLAMKSGVPEAPVNAISGYAKATCQLRFVVGTDPDDIIPALRRHLAAKGFDKVEVVKAERHAFPATRLDPDHPWVRFAAKSLEASTGTKPHILPNLGGSLPNDCFADVLGLPTIWIPHSYAACSQHAPNEHILKSLSRQALQGMTGLFWDIAAKGAVPSEGE, from the coding sequence ATGAGTGATCGCAATAAGGCTCTGGCCATCAGCGCCAGCTATTTTGATGAGGGCGCTTTCCTCTCGGACATCAAGCGCCTTGTCTCCCACCCGACCGAAAGTCAGGACCCGCGCGGCAAACCTTATCTTCTGGCCTATCTCACAGATGAAATGCAGCCCCTGCTGGAAGGTCTCGGCTTCAGTTGCAAGATCTTCGACAACCCTCAGGAAGATGCGCCTCCCATCATGGTGGCCGAGCGCATGGAAGACCCGTCCCTGCCAACGGTGCTGAGCTATGGTCATGGCGATGTCATCCGCGCGCAGGAAACCCAGTGGCGCGAAGGGCTCTCCCCCTTTGACATGGTGGAGGAAGGCGACAAGGTCTATGGCCGTGGCGCTGCCGACAACAAGGGCCAGCATCTCATCAATATCAAATCCATGGCGGCCGTCATCGAGGCTGAAGGCAAGCTGGGCTTCAACGCCAAGATCCTGCTGGAAATGGCTGAAGAGTGCGGTTCTCCCGGCCTTAAGACCTTCTGCGAACAGCATAAGGAGCTACTCGCCGCCGATGTGCTCATCGCATCCGATGGCCCGCGCCTTTCCCCCGCCGCCCCAACCATCTTCACCGGCTCGCGCGGTGGCGAACTGTTCGACATGGTGGTGGACCTGCGTGAAAGCGCCAACCATTCGGGCAACTTTGGTGGCCTGATTGCCGATCCGGCCATCATTCTGGCCCACGCGATTGCTTCCATCACCGATGAACGGGGCCAGATCCAGATCCCAGAATGGCGCCCGACCAGCCTCACCCCGCGCATTCGCGAAGTGATCGCGGCGCTGCCTCCCGTCGATACAGGCTCCATCGAGATTGACGAAAATTGGGGTGAAGAAAGCCTTACGCCGCAGGAACGTGTCCTCGGCTGGAACAGCTTTGCCGTGCTCGCCATGAAATCCGGCGTGCCGGAGGCCCCTGTCAACGCCATTTCCGGCTATGCCAAAGCCACCTGTCAATTGCGCTTCGTTGTTGGTACAGACCCCGACGACATTATTCCGGCGCTGCGTCGTCATCTGGCCGCCAAAGGCTTTGACAAGGTCGAAGTCGTCAAGGCCGAACGCCATGCCTTCCCAGCCACGCGCCTTGATCCGGACCATCCATGGGTCCGCTTTGCGGCCAAATCCCTCGAAGCATCCACTGGCACCAAGCCGCACATCCTGCCAAACCTTGGCGGCTCCCTGCCCAATGACTGCTTTGCCGATGTGCTGGGCCTGCCAACCATCTGGATTCCGCACAGCTATGCGGCCTGCAGCCAGCATGCCCCCAACGAGCATATCCTCAAATCCCTTTCCCGACAGGCCCTGCAAGGCATGACGGGGCTGTTCTGGGACATCGCCGCCAAAGGGGCGGTGCCTTCCGAAGGAGAATAA
- a CDS encoding gamma-glutamyltransferase translates to MSGNFSRSQSTRKPGVTATSDGVVAAQHALAAEAGAQVLAAGGDAVDAAVAVSFAIGVLEPWMSGPMGGGAMMLWRADEKKPYALHYGMRSSTSLDVSHYPLSGAGKASDLFPWEAVVEDRNVTGASSIAVPGTVAGAAEAHRRFGKLPWRDLLQPAIAHAKAGMHVDWYAALIIASSARELAKDKDAAALFLEDCQWPKIFGWTALSDIRLDQSGHAATLERLAEAGAEDFYTGDIGAALIKDVTDKGGFLTAEDMASYRAEWQDPLHIPYNGANIWAVPTLTAGPTLAHAMSHWQSAYTPSAAPDGTSFAAMAEAMRAAYEDRLTNMGDHESAKAPGCTTHFSIVDKDGNMVAMTQTLLSIFGSRTLSPSTGLMMNNGIMWFDPEQGKPNSLAPGKRCLMNVCPVIGEKGERRFALGASGGRKIMPAVGQISSFLLDYGMSMQDAIEAPRIDVSGGDTIVADERLSDDVTDALSARWSLATAKRMPFPYAFACPAGVLRDGSTNSGTTETFSPWGDGIAEIRD, encoded by the coding sequence ATGAGTGGCAATTTTTCTCGCTCTCAATCCACCCGCAAACCGGGTGTAACAGCAACAAGCGACGGCGTTGTCGCCGCCCAACATGCTCTGGCGGCGGAAGCCGGAGCCCAAGTTCTGGCCGCCGGTGGCGACGCGGTGGACGCAGCCGTAGCCGTTAGTTTCGCCATCGGCGTGCTGGAGCCATGGATGTCTGGCCCCATGGGCGGCGGCGCCATGATGCTCTGGCGAGCAGACGAGAAAAAGCCTTATGCCCTACACTATGGCATGCGGTCCTCAACCAGCCTTGATGTGTCCCACTATCCCCTCTCTGGAGCAGGCAAGGCATCGGATCTCTTTCCCTGGGAAGCCGTGGTTGAGGATCGCAATGTCACAGGCGCATCCTCTATCGCCGTGCCCGGCACGGTGGCCGGTGCGGCAGAAGCCCATCGACGCTTCGGAAAGCTGCCATGGCGTGATCTCTTGCAGCCAGCCATTGCCCATGCCAAAGCTGGCATGCATGTGGACTGGTACGCGGCCCTCATCATCGCCTCCTCGGCCAGAGAGCTGGCAAAGGACAAGGACGCCGCGGCATTGTTCCTTGAAGATTGTCAATGGCCCAAGATCTTTGGCTGGACAGCTCTTTCCGATATCCGCCTTGACCAGTCCGGACATGCTGCAACCCTTGAGCGCCTTGCCGAAGCGGGAGCCGAGGATTTCTATACCGGCGACATTGGCGCAGCCCTTATCAAGGATGTAACCGACAAGGGCGGGTTCCTCACTGCTGAGGATATGGCCAGCTACCGCGCCGAGTGGCAGGACCCGCTGCATATCCCTTACAATGGCGCCAACATCTGGGCCGTTCCGACCCTCACAGCAGGCCCCACCCTTGCCCATGCCATGAGCCACTGGCAGAGCGCCTATACACCATCCGCTGCGCCGGACGGAACGAGCTTTGCCGCCATGGCCGAAGCCATGCGTGCCGCCTATGAGGATCGCCTCACCAATATGGGCGATCATGAAAGCGCCAAAGCCCCGGGATGTACCACCCATTTCTCCATTGTCGACAAAGACGGCAACATGGTCGCCATGACGCAGACCCTGCTCTCCATCTTCGGCTCGCGCACCCTGTCGCCCTCCACCGGCCTGATGATGAATAATGGCATCATGTGGTTCGATCCCGAGCAGGGAAAACCCAATTCCCTCGCTCCGGGCAAACGCTGCCTGATGAATGTCTGCCCCGTGATTGGCGAAAAAGGCGAACGCCGTTTTGCACTGGGCGCTTCAGGCGGACGCAAGATCATGCCCGCAGTGGGGCAAATCTCGTCATTCCTGCTTGACTATGGCATGTCAATGCAGGATGCCATAGAGGCCCCTCGTATCGACGTTTCAGGCGGCGACACAATCGTCGCCGACGAGCGCCTTTCAGATGATGTCACCGACGCCCTGTCGGCCCGCTGGTCTCTGGCAACAGCAAAGCGCATGCCCTTCCCCTATGCCTTCGCCTGCCCGGCTGGCGTATTGCGTGACGGAAGCACAAATTCCGGCACCACAGAAACCTTTTCCCCATGGGGCGATGGCATTGCAGAAATCAGGGACTGA
- a CDS encoding ABC transporter permease gives MSETSITSTSTEKQASAPKKQKTPVHQLSPRAKMLHRALRHKGLLFGLFVMAIIVIVALFAPLLAGHDPYSQSLLARMKPPVFLGGTWEHPLGTDALGRDYLARLVYGARISLLIGLIAATISACIGTFMGVLAGYFGGRIDLIVTFFINVRLAMPVVLVALAVVALFGGSLLVVVSVLGLLLWDRFAVVMRAATMQVRKLEYVAAAQVLGASLPRVLFKDILPNVMNHLIVIFTLEMAHAIILEAALSFLGLGVQPPTPSWGLMISEGKEMLLFESWLITIPGVALFFLVLSINMLGDGIRDVTAPEGRN, from the coding sequence ATGTCAGAGACATCCATCACCTCGACTTCGACCGAAAAACAGGCATCTGCCCCCAAAAAGCAGAAAACGCCAGTTCATCAGCTTTCACCGCGCGCCAAGATGCTGCATCGGGCGCTGCGCCACAAAGGCTTGCTGTTTGGCCTGTTCGTCATGGCGATCATCGTGATTGTCGCCCTGTTCGCGCCGCTGCTTGCCGGTCATGACCCCTATAGCCAAAGCCTGCTCGCCCGCATGAAGCCGCCAGTCTTTCTTGGTGGCACATGGGAGCACCCACTCGGCACTGACGCCCTTGGCCGCGACTATCTCGCCCGCCTTGTCTATGGCGCCCGCATTTCGCTGCTGATCGGCCTCATCGCAGCCACCATCTCAGCCTGCATCGGCACCTTCATGGGTGTTCTGGCCGGCTATTTCGGCGGCCGTATCGACCTGATCGTGACCTTCTTCATCAATGTGCGCCTCGCCATGCCGGTGGTTCTGGTGGCGCTGGCTGTCGTGGCCCTGTTCGGCGGATCTCTGCTCGTTGTCGTCTCCGTGCTTGGCCTGCTGCTCTGGGATCGCTTCGCCGTGGTCATGCGCGCAGCCACCATGCAGGTACGCAAACTGGAATATGTTGCCGCAGCTCAAGTGCTCGGAGCCTCTCTGCCGCGCGTGCTGTTCAAGGATATCCTCCCGAATGTGATGAACCATCTGATCGTCATTTTCACGCTGGAAATGGCCCATGCCATCATCCTTGAAGCCGCCCTCAGCTTCCTTGGCCTTGGCGTTCAGCCACCAACCCCATCCTGGGGCCTGATGATCTCTGAAGGCAAGGAAATGCTGCTGTTTGAAAGCTGGCTGATCACCATCCCGGGTGTCGCCCTGTTCTTTCTCGTCCTGTCCATCAACATGCTTGGCGACGGCATCCGCGACGTCACCGCACCGGAGGGCCGCAACTGA
- a CDS encoding D-serine ammonia-lyase, with product MTHSSPFLSNDALLEQLRAAEPTLWCNPDYAPQRDDEAQAGLQQAVENWRMLAPLLQLIFPELEDTAGTITSDLIEVDALRAPLGYLDRTFGRLFVKADHALPVAGSVKARGGIYEVLMTAVNEARSSGFIAPTDPVSALTGAAAHSFFAERTIAVGSTGNLGLSVGIAARTLGYNAVVHMSADAKPWKIERLRRFGVKVKQHRGDYNLAVAAARDAASKDPMVYFVDDEDSELLFSGYSAAALELASQLIEAGINIGPDCPLFLYLPCGIGGAPGGIAYGARGVFGSNVHCFFAEPVQSPSALVQMMHGLEKPMSVYDIGLTNKTEADGMAVATMSHIVAQKMHQRLAGVYTVGDDDLMRLLSIAYGAANLKLEPSATIGFAGPHFMLETAQGQAFSSQHLTPKAMENAIHVVWTTGGSFVPELQFQSFVDKGNALAPQFDLKKG from the coding sequence ATGACGCATTCTTCTCCTTTCCTCAGCAATGACGCCCTTCTAGAGCAGCTAAGGGCCGCAGAACCAACCCTCTGGTGCAACCCTGATTATGCGCCCCAACGTGACGATGAGGCGCAAGCTGGCTTGCAGCAGGCCGTCGAGAATTGGCGGATGCTGGCGCCACTCCTCCAGCTTATTTTCCCCGAGTTGGAAGATACAGCTGGCACCATTACCTCCGATCTCATCGAAGTGGATGCTCTTCGCGCCCCTCTTGGCTATCTGGATCGCACCTTCGGGCGCCTGTTTGTAAAGGCTGACCATGCCTTGCCGGTTGCCGGATCAGTCAAGGCCCGCGGTGGCATCTATGAGGTCCTCATGACCGCCGTGAATGAAGCCCGGTCCTCTGGCTTCATCGCCCCCACGGATCCTGTCTCCGCTCTCACAGGCGCGGCCGCACACAGTTTCTTTGCCGAACGCACCATTGCTGTCGGCTCGACCGGCAATCTTGGCCTCAGCGTGGGCATTGCCGCCAGAACCCTTGGCTATAATGCCGTTGTGCATATGTCCGCCGACGCCAAGCCCTGGAAGATCGAGCGCCTGCGCCGCTTCGGTGTCAAGGTCAAGCAACATCGTGGAGACTATAACCTCGCCGTTGCCGCAGCCCGTGATGCTGCCAGCAAAGACCCTATGGTCTATTTTGTCGATGACGAGGATTCAGAGCTGCTCTTTTCCGGCTACAGCGCCGCAGCGCTGGAACTGGCGAGCCAGTTGATCGAGGCTGGCATCAATATCGGCCCGGACTGTCCGCTCTTTCTCTATCTTCCCTGCGGCATCGGCGGTGCACCGGGCGGCATCGCCTATGGCGCGCGCGGTGTGTTTGGGTCCAATGTGCATTGCTTCTTTGCCGAGCCGGTGCAATCGCCTTCCGCCCTCGTGCAGATGATGCATGGTCTGGAAAAGCCAATGTCTGTTTATGATATCGGCCTGACCAACAAGACCGAAGCCGATGGCATGGCGGTTGCCACCATGTCCCATATCGTTGCCCAGAAAATGCACCAACGCCTTGCTGGCGTTTACACCGTTGGCGATGATGATTTGATGCGCCTGCTCTCCATTGCCTATGGCGCAGCCAATCTCAAGCTGGAGCCCTCAGCCACCATCGGCTTTGCTGGCCCGCATTTCATGCTTGAAACCGCGCAGGGTCAGGCTTTCAGCAGTCAGCATCTCACTCCCAAAGCGATGGAAAACGCAATTCATGTCGTTTGGACGACCGGCGGTTCTTTCGTTCCCGAGTTGCAATTCCAGTCTTTCGTGGACAAGGGCAATGCGCTTGCACCCCAATTCGATTTGAAAAAAGGATAA
- a CDS encoding sulfite exporter TauE/SafE family protein: protein MAATLTLFAVIAGAGAIAGIISGLLGVGGGIILVPAFFYAFSSLGYQPEQLMQICVATSTGTIIFTSIRSVLAHNKRGAVSVELIKTWGPYIAFGSVVGVFAAASLRSHELQLVFGCIGIMLGLYMLLGKKDWRLSTELPGRILSKIYPIIIGYFSALMGIGGGSFTVPLLTAYNVPPHKAVGTSPGFGLMISVPGFITFLTQGWDITGKPPFTVGYVNLPAVVVIVMTTMLTVPLGVRLAHSLSPKQLRIVFAFTILILTGNMLRKALMA, encoded by the coding sequence ATGGCAGCAACCCTCACGCTTTTTGCAGTCATCGCTGGCGCGGGTGCCATTGCGGGCATCATCTCAGGCCTTCTGGGCGTGGGAGGCGGCATCATCCTTGTGCCCGCCTTCTTCTATGCCTTCTCCTCTTTGGGTTACCAGCCCGAACAGCTCATGCAAATTTGCGTGGCGACCTCCACGGGCACCATCATATTCACCTCGATCCGCTCGGTACTGGCGCATAACAAACGCGGTGCCGTCAGCGTCGAGTTGATCAAGACATGGGGCCCGTACATTGCCTTTGGATCGGTGGTCGGTGTGTTCGCGGCTGCCTCCCTGCGCTCCCATGAGCTGCAACTTGTCTTTGGCTGCATCGGCATCATGCTGGGCCTTTACATGCTGCTCGGCAAGAAGGACTGGCGCCTTTCAACCGAATTGCCCGGCCGGATCCTCAGCAAGATCTACCCCATCATCATCGGCTACTTCTCGGCCCTCATGGGCATTGGCGGCGGCTCATTCACGGTGCCGCTGCTGACCGCCTATAACGTGCCTCCGCACAAGGCTGTCGGCACGTCCCCCGGCTTCGGGCTTATGATTTCCGTCCCCGGCTTCATCACCTTTCTCACGCAAGGCTGGGATATCACCGGCAAACCTCCTTTCACCGTCGGCTATGTCAACCTGCCCGCTGTTGTCGTCATCGTCATGACCACCATGCTGACCGTGCCGCTTGGGGTGCGTCTGGCCCATTCGCTCTCGCCCAAGCAGCTGCGCATCGTCTTTGCCTTCACAATCCTTATCCTGACGGGCAACATGCTCCGAAAGGCGCTGATGGCATGA
- a CDS encoding ABC transporter ATP-binding protein — protein sequence MTDPILTIKNLTVDLPEGGDRPHAVEKLSVDIAPKEIVCIVGESGSGKSITSFTTMGLLPKALKPSTGEVIFEGQDVLKLSPREHAKLRGSRMAMIFQEPMSALNPCYTVGDQIEEVFEQHTSLSKAERKAKTIKLLDEVQLPEPERIYSSYPHQLSGGQRQRIVIAIALALDPSLLIADEPTTALDLSTQAQILHLFKELREKHSAGIMFVTHDFDVVAEIADKVVVMKEGKIVEQGTAEEVLNRPKHPYTRKLIDAVPRRTGTVNAHMAEKHKVMEVLGLNKTFHTKGTMFKPSRTVHACKDINFIVHRGETLGIVGESGSGKSTLVKCLIRLEDPDSGSVIIDGSDIAQFTPKLLHPYRKSIQIVFQDPYGSLNPRRTIGDQLVEGPVNFGEDRAHAMERAKKLMEIVRLEQDALYRYPAQFSGGQRQRICIARALMVEPEVLIADEAVSALDVSVQKEVLKLLNEIRDEMGLTVLFITHDLRVAAQICDNLVVMQNGEIVERGNVDEVFGHPKHDYTKKLLSAQPGQNWKVPDISKLPPVDPALLEQALNQSMGAVR from the coding sequence ATGACCGACCCTATTCTCACCATCAAGAACCTGACCGTCGATCTGCCAGAAGGCGGCGACCGCCCCCACGCGGTCGAGAAGCTCTCGGTTGACATTGCCCCGAAGGAAATCGTCTGCATCGTCGGCGAATCCGGTTCGGGCAAGTCCATCACCTCCTTCACCACCATGGGCCTCTTGCCGAAGGCTCTGAAGCCTTCAACCGGCGAAGTGATTTTTGAAGGGCAGGATGTGCTCAAGCTCTCCCCGAGGGAACATGCCAAGCTGCGCGGTAGCCGCATGGCCATGATCTTTCAGGAACCCATGAGCGCGCTCAATCCCTGCTACACTGTCGGAGATCAGATCGAGGAAGTGTTCGAGCAGCATACCAGCCTGTCCAAAGCCGAACGCAAGGCCAAAACCATCAAGCTGCTGGACGAAGTACAGCTTCCGGAACCGGAACGGATCTATTCCTCCTATCCCCATCAGCTCTCCGGTGGTCAGCGCCAGCGCATCGTGATCGCCATTGCTCTTGCGCTCGATCCGTCCCTGCTGATCGCAGACGAACCGACCACCGCGCTCGACCTGTCCACGCAGGCCCAGATCCTTCATCTGTTCAAGGAACTGCGCGAGAAACACTCCGCCGGCATCATGTTCGTGACCCACGACTTCGACGTGGTGGCCGAAATTGCCGACAAGGTTGTCGTCATGAAAGAGGGCAAGATTGTCGAGCAGGGCACAGCCGAAGAAGTGCTCAACCGCCCCAAACATCCCTACACCCGCAAATTGATTGATGCAGTGCCGCGCCGCACCGGAACAGTGAATGCCCACATGGCGGAAAAGCACAAGGTGATGGAAGTGCTTGGCCTCAACAAGACCTTCCACACCAAGGGCACCATGTTCAAACCGTCTCGCACGGTGCATGCCTGCAAGGATATCAACTTCATCGTCCATCGCGGCGAGACTCTGGGCATCGTGGGCGAATCCGGCTCGGGTAAATCAACGCTCGTCAAATGCCTCATTCGCCTTGAAGATCCGGATAGCGGCTCGGTCATCATCGATGGCAGCGACATCGCGCAATTCACGCCAAAGCTACTGCATCCCTATCGCAAGAGCATCCAGATCGTCTTTCAGGATCCTTATGGCTCGCTCAACCCGCGCCGCACCATCGGCGACCAGCTGGTAGAGGGACCGGTCAATTTCGGCGAAGACCGCGCCCACGCCATGGAACGGGCCAAGAAGCTGATGGAAATCGTCCGGTTGGAGCAGGATGCGCTCTATCGCTATCCCGCTCAGTTCTCCGGCGGTCAGCGCCAGCGCATTTGCATCGCCCGCGCACTGATGGTCGAGCCCGAAGTGCTCATTGCCGACGAAGCCGTCTCGGCGTTGGACGTGTCCGTGCAGAAGGAAGTGCTCAAGCTGCTCAACGAGATCCGGGATGAAATGGGCCTGACGGTTCTCTTCATCACCCATGACCTGCGCGTTGCCGCCCAGATCTGCGACAATCTTGTGGTCATGCAGAATGGTGAGATCGTGGAACGGGGCAATGTCGACGAAGTCTTCGGACATCCCAAACACGACTATACCAAGAAATTGCTCTCGGCCCAGCCAGGCCAGAACTGGAAGGTCCCTGACATCTCCAAACTGCCCCCCGTTGATCCGGCCTTGCTGGAGCAAGCGTTGAACCAGTCCATGGGGGCGGTCAGATGA
- a CDS encoding ABC transporter permease, translated as MYIYILKRLGLALLVAFTVSAISFSLLFMAGDPAIAIAGENASMEDIQMVNDRYGFDRPIVVQYFEWLGKAASGDLGNSWYFDLPVSDLIVDRLSVTMLLGLLSISFALLLAIPMGVAAAMKPNSLIDRAALFISVVGQAIPSFWFGLILIVVFSIKLGLVPASGSTSWAHFILPTVVLGYYATPAIMRLTRAGMLEVLSADYIRTARAKGLDSRKIMFKHALRNAIIPVISLAAVQMGFMLGGSIVVESIFALHGAGFLAWESISRNDLPTMQALILIFSMFYIFFTFLADILNAWMDPRLRIA; from the coding sequence ATGTATATCTATATTCTGAAACGGCTTGGTCTTGCCTTACTGGTGGCTTTCACCGTATCCGCAATCAGCTTCAGCCTGCTTTTCATGGCCGGTGATCCCGCCATCGCAATCGCAGGGGAAAACGCGTCAATGGAAGACATCCAGATGGTCAATGACCGCTATGGATTTGATCGCCCCATCGTCGTGCAATATTTCGAATGGCTGGGCAAGGCTGCCTCTGGAGACCTGGGCAACAGCTGGTATTTCGATCTGCCTGTTTCCGACCTCATTGTAGACCGCTTGAGCGTTACCATGCTTCTGGGATTGCTCAGCATCAGTTTTGCGCTGCTTCTGGCTATCCCCATGGGCGTTGCCGCAGCGATGAAACCAAACTCCCTTATAGACCGCGCCGCCCTGTTCATCTCGGTGGTCGGTCAGGCCATCCCGTCCTTCTGGTTCGGCCTGATCCTGATCGTGGTCTTTTCCATCAAGCTAGGGCTTGTGCCCGCCTCCGGCTCGACAAGCTGGGCTCATTTCATCCTGCCTACAGTCGTTCTGGGCTATTACGCCACACCGGCCATCATGCGCCTTACCCGTGCAGGCATGCTCGAGGTGCTGAGCGCAGATTATATCCGCACCGCGCGCGCCAAGGGGCTGGATAGCCGCAAGATCATGTTCAAGCATGCCTTGCGCAATGCCATCATTCCGGTGATCAGCCTTGCTGCCGTGCAGATGGGCTTCATGCTGGGCGGGTCCATTGTGGTGGAAAGCATTTTCGCGCTGCATGGCGCGGGCTTCCTCGCCTGGGAATCCATTTCCCGAAATGACCTGCCAACCATGCAGGCACTCATCCTCATTTTCTCGATGTTCTACATCTTCTTCACCTTCCTGGCAGATATCCTCAACGCCTGGATGGATCCACGCCTGCGCATCGCCTGA
- a CDS encoding ABC transporter substrate-binding protein: MKISKLVLSTAVYLALSATSYADKASDTVNMAFLKELESADVFFNTAREGLLLNHSVWDGLLYRDPDTGEYKGNLAESWTWINDTTIEFKLREGVKFHNGEPFNADDVVYTVNFVADKANGVKSQTNVSWMDHAEKVDDYTVRIIADAPFPAAEEFLAGPVAMYPNEYYAKVGPKGMAAHPVGTGPFKVTELEPGKHFVLEKNEDYFNGPKGMAKVSKIDIRTIPDMNTQIAEFFNGTLDFLWNIPADQAEKLDAMGKFDVVNAPAIRVGYITMDAAGRFDPDGPMTKKKVRQAIYHAIDRKAIVEALVKGSSTVIDSACSPVQFACAQDLPTYDYDPAKAKALLAEAGYPDGFTTDFYAYRNRPYAEAMMGFLNEVGIKTNFSYLKYAALREKRAKGEVPISFQTWGSYSIADASAITSEFFTGGDWDDARDPEIKEWLTTADKTTDKEARKALYKKALTKIVEEAYWVPMFTYNVNYAMSKELDYKATPDELVRFFTFGWK, translated from the coding sequence ATGAAGATATCCAAACTGGTATTGAGTACTGCGGTCTACTTGGCGCTTTCGGCGACGTCCTACGCTGATAAAGCGAGCGATACCGTCAATATGGCATTTCTGAAAGAACTCGAATCTGCCGACGTCTTTTTCAACACGGCACGCGAAGGTCTTCTCCTGAACCACTCGGTTTGGGATGGTCTGCTTTATCGCGACCCTGACACTGGCGAATATAAGGGCAACCTCGCTGAATCCTGGACATGGATCAACGACACCACCATCGAATTCAAGCTGCGCGAAGGCGTCAAGTTCCATAATGGCGAGCCATTCAACGCAGACGATGTTGTCTACACCGTCAACTTTGTTGCCGACAAAGCCAATGGCGTAAAAAGCCAGACCAACGTGAGCTGGATGGACCACGCCGAAAAGGTGGATGACTATACGGTCCGCATCATTGCCGACGCACCATTCCCGGCAGCAGAGGAATTCCTCGCGGGTCCCGTTGCCATGTATCCGAACGAATATTATGCCAAAGTCGGCCCCAAGGGCATGGCTGCCCATCCGGTTGGCACCGGCCCGTTCAAGGTCACCGAGCTGGAGCCTGGCAAGCATTTCGTACTTGAGAAAAACGAAGACTATTTCAACGGTCCCAAAGGCATGGCCAAGGTGTCGAAAATCGACATCCGTACCATCCCTGACATGAACACCCAGATCGCCGAATTCTTCAACGGCACGCTGGACTTCCTCTGGAACATCCCTGCCGACCAGGCCGAAAAGCTCGACGCCATGGGCAAGTTTGATGTGGTCAATGCTCCCGCAATCCGCGTTGGTTATATCACCATGGATGCTGCGGGCCGCTTTGATCCAGACGGCCCGATGACCAAGAAAAAGGTTCGTCAGGCCATCTATCACGCCATTGACCGCAAGGCGATCGTGGAAGCCCTCGTGAAAGGCTCATCCACCGTCATCGACAGCGCCTGTTCTCCAGTGCAGTTTGCCTGTGCTCAGGACCTGCCGACCTACGACTATGACCCGGCAAAAGCCAAGGCCCTTCTGGCCGAAGCTGGCTATCCGGATGGTTTCACCACCGATTTCTATGCATACCGCAACCGTCCGTATGCCGAAGCCATGATGGGCTTCCTTAACGAAGTCGGCATCAAGACCAACTTCAGCTACCTGAAATATGCAGCCCTGCGTGAGAAGCGCGCCAAGGGTGAAGTGCCGATTTCCTTCCAGACATGGGGCTCTTACTCCATCGCAGATGCGTCCGCCATTACCTCCGAATTCTTCACCGGCGGCGACTGGGATGATGCCCGCGATCCGGAAATCAAGGAATGGCTGACCACCGCTGACAAGACCACCGACAAGGAAGCACGCAAGGCCCTTTACAAAAAGGCCCTGACCAAGATTGTCGAGGAAGCTTACTGGGTTCCGATGTTCACCTACAATGTGAACTACGCCATGAGCAAGGAACTCGATTACAAGGCAACTCCTGACGAACTGGTGCGTTTCTTCACCTTCGGCTGGAAATAA